One Amblyomma americanum isolate KBUSLIRL-KWMA chromosome 8, ASM5285725v1, whole genome shotgun sequence DNA window includes the following coding sequences:
- the LOC144100519 gene encoding uncharacterized protein LOC144100519, translating into MIWIRTVGAICGFFVAWYAVEKAMPGTLPRISLCSQGLNVSTVPSANRSIQVVNASSEQGDTAHRSSAQAPELEGNGHRHVSSNASHSTLARRLWSHSKSLYECVCRAVDFLTIRRLPEINSTALEPITRFWELGYVRTGLAVMASVVLTTVAVKWYCGGAGKTKFLSMVETQRKSRPLPSRPVDRSSLSISSLSTSEPYHPKNPLPLANYLPSNGQIPDPCRREEAAAVVIQRWVRGEFKRRRLDGASCRSLMASPFNAREYTDRDDGATVPTVLEDVDLSAADSRVSADHASSSEGALVPRQVVTDGARDEVVETRGAPRCRLAPTLSSAQLSASLLRFPEQVARAAKRGTSQPPLSKK; encoded by the exons ATGATTTGGATCCGCACCGTCGGCGCCATTTGCGGTTTCTTCGTAGCATGGTACGCGGTGGAGAAGGCGATGCCTGGCACTCTGCCTCGCATTTCTCTCTGCTCGCAAGGGCTCAACGTTTCGACCGTGCCGAGCGCCAACCGGTCCATTCAGGTGGTGAATGCGTCCTCAGAACAGGGCGACACTGCCCATAGGAGCAGCGCCCAAGCCCCGGAGCTGGAAGGCAACGGACATAGGCACGTCTCAAGCAATGCAAGCCACAGCACCCTGGCCC GACGCCTGTGGTCGCACTCGAAGAGCctgtacgagtgcgtctgcagaGCTGTGGACTTCCTTACCATCCGCCGTTTGCCCGAAATCAACAGTACAGCACTGGAGCCGATCACGCGGTTCTGGGAGCTGGGCTACGTTAGGACTGGGCTTGCGGTGATGGCTTCGGTCGTGCTGACTACCGTTGCAGTCAA GTGGTACTGTGGAGGCGCCGGCAAAACAAAGTTCTTGAGCATGGTTGAGACACAACGGAAAAGCCGACCCCTACCAAGCAGACCGGTCGACCGGAGCTCCTTGAGCATCTCATCCTTGAGCACCTCCGAGCCCTATCATCCAAAGAACCCGCTACCGCTGGCCAATTACCTGCCAAGCAATG GACAAATTCCTGACCCTTGCAGGAGAGAGGAAGCTGCAGCCGTGGTGATCCAGCGCTGGGTGCGCGGTGAGTTCAAGCGGCGCCGTCTAGATGGCGCATCCTGTCGCAGCCTCATGGCGTCGCCGTTCAATGCGAGAGAATACACAGACCGGGACGACGGCGCCACCGTGCCGACGGTCCTCGAAGATGTAGACCTCAGCGCCGCCGACTCGCGTGTGTCTGCCGACCACGCCTCGTCTTCGGAGGGTGCCCTCGTCCCTCGCCAAGTGGTCACCGACGGAGCTCGGGACGAAGTCGTCGAGACGCGTGGAGCTCCGAGATGCCGGTTGGCTCCGACGTTGTCCTCGGCGCAGCTTTCCGCGTCTCTCCTCCGGTTTCCCGAGCAGGTGGCGCGAGCCGCCAAGCGCGGCACTTCTCAGCCCCCGCTGTCCAAGAAGTAA